TGCATAAAAGATAGTTAGTTGAACTGTGAGAAAAGGACATCAAGTTAAATGTCATTGAACATCAAGCCTTGCATGCATAATTTGTAATGCTTGCCTTAATTGATGAAAATATTTTCTCCAAGTCTCTTGCAAAGGCCTTGGAATCTACGTCTGTGTTTGTAGCACCCATTTCAATCAAGGCAGAAGCCATTGATTCATATTCTTCAGTTGCAATTGATGCCAAAAACACTTCCATTGCAGCCCATGTTTTGGGGGCTATACGGCCAACAATTCCTATTAAAAAGAAATATTATAGTCTTTTTGTAGCCTTACAAACTTTCATGCATGCGAGGTACCGTACAAAGATACGAGGCACAGATGGTTACTAAGAAAATCACCAGGAAATTAAATGCGAAAAAGTGAGTTCAATATCAAACTCTACCAAGCACAGAACATAAAATACAAatatcaacaacaaaaaaaaaacactcgGTTGATGTAAATGTCtatcattctttttcttttttgagtgCCAATGTTAATGTGGTTACGTTTTCATACAGCTTAGTAAACACATGCTTCAAAAAGAGACGCAGGTAAAAAAAATCCATCAATGGAAATTTGACAAATATAATCATGGGGAAAAAATGTACCAAAATCAAGAAACCCAATGCGGCCATCACGTAACAGCCACAAATTCCCTGCATGTACATCTGCATGAAAGGTTTCACATGCAAGCAAACTGCCAAACCTGCAGAATATTTACAGACCAATGTTGTAAAACTTATAAACAAATAGGTGAAAAGCCATGTACTAAGTAATATAATTGTCTTACCATACGTTAAGAGCAGTTATGAGACTGGTCTCTGGACTAGCAACAAGAGAGCTTATCGTGTCAAGGTCAGTAAGAGGAACACCATATAACCTCTGCATGGTCAAAACACGCCGTGTGCTGCATTGGTAATACACTTTCGGAGCTGTAGCCTGTTGTGTCAGTCCCATTGCTTCCAAATATCTTCGAAATGACTCTATGTTTGCAGCCTCCTTTTGAAAGTCAACCTCTTCAAGCATGGACGCCCGTATGTCTTTTACGATACCAGCCTACTGAAAGGATGAGTACATTAACTGAAACTTCAAGCTATGGCCATACTAACATGTGAAACAGCAACACTTAtcgatttgaaaaaaaaatggataAACATTAACATTGCCACAGTAGGAGGAACCTCATAGTTCTCCAATCACATTAAGTTCCTCAGAAAACTGAAAAGACACCTAAATTAAGTTTAATAATTTTGCTAAGTGGAAACAATTCAAAGCTAAATCAGAGAGGGATTTATACTCGTTAGAATATGCATTCAAGTTATTAAGTGCAAACAGAGTAGATTCTATCCACATTATACCAGTGATGTACGGCTTAATTCAGGATTCAGAAACTCCAGAAGACGAGCAACAACGTAAACAAAGTTCAGATCTGCAACCAATATATCTTCTATTCCAGGTTTTAAGACCTTAATAACCACATCCTCCTGGGAGCCTCTGAGCTTTGCACCATGAACCTAATTGCAATGTCAAATTTTCAGTTGTGCTGTGAAGTTTAAATTCAAAAAGAAATAAAGAGGATACAGAAACAAGGTACAGACCTGGGCTATTGAGGCTGAAGCAATTGGAATTGGATCAACATACTCATAAACACTTTCTATTGGTCTCCCTAGTTCCTCAAGCAGTATTTTTTTGATATCATCAAAGGGAACTGCAGGAGCTCTATCAAAGCAATTCTGGAATTCCTGAACATATTCTGGAGGGAATAATGTGGGGGCAGAAGCAATAAACTACAGAGGACAGGCAAGTGTATTATTAGAGACTACGTATAATGCATGATGAAAATGGTTAAAGactaaacaaatataaaattaatatatatttatagtaacACATTTTACTTTTTTAATAGAACAACATTTACCTGACCTAACTTGATATAGGTTGCTCCCATGCGTTCAAACAGTTTCCTCAGATACACGGGTGAAAGCAATCCAAGCTGAACTTCAGTTGGCAATCCAGTGGATGAATTTGTTGACTGAAAAAAGAAAGTGCATCCATAATACAAGGTATATGAGATCAAATATGATAAATAGATTAAGCACATGCATAGTAAACCAGTgtgttatttgtttattttatggcAATAGAAATCCAAAgaacaaaaatagaataaaaagatgagGCCCTAGTAATGTGATGGACATAAACTGCCCAATCTACAATGCTTGTTTTAGCTGAGAATACCAATATAGTTCTACCACTAGAGTCTTAGCTTAGAACCGTAACTATGGTGATTGAACATAAATTATTCTAAAAAATCCATTCATTCTTCTTAAATTAACTAATCAAATTGAATGCCTTATTGCATAATGAAAGAACACCCTAATTTAAAGCCTTGGATGGAACCATTTCAAGTTAAAGCTAGAAAAAGAAACCAGAATGCCTAAGAAAAAATAGAACTCAACATTAAAGAATCCACTACTCTTTACTTGATTGAGTGGTTCTATCTTTCTTTCTCCACTCTTGATCTCAAGAATTTTGATACCAGCATCAGCCTCTTTAAGGGAAGGAAAGATTAAGtatgtttgttttgttatttgtAATGGTATCACAACCAAGTCTTGGTCTTTTGACTTTCTAGTTTCtctataacaattttttttacttgTTGAAACCAAATCCTTGATAAGTAAACATTCAACCTGTTATGGGAATATAATATCAGAATTCAGTTTGCTATAATTACCTTTGAAATGTCTGCAAGCCACTCCCCGCCTACTCCTACAACAGCTTGAATTCCTTGAACCATCCTCAGGGCACCCCTTGGACCTGTGTTTATTGATGTTTGGACTATATCCTCAACCAGTTTAGGCAAGTTCTCTATACTATctgaaaaatagaataaaaagtaTGAGCTTAAAACTAGAGCATAATATATTATTGCTGAAACCCGAACAATAAGACTTGACATGCGAattaatcaaataagaaaagctTAGATATGGGTCTCTTTCGTTCAAAAAGAAAAATGAGCTAAAACCCAGAATCCAGAACAGTAGTAGACCACGTTTGAAGAACATATAGAAGAAAATAGAGGATAaaattcagaaagaaaaaaaaaggagacCTTGGAAGCGAGAAGAGAAAAGATCCTGAGGTTGTGAATAGCGAGCGAAAAAAGTGACACTCCTTGAGTTAGAGCGCAAGTTAAGCTGTTTCCTTAATCTTGAAGGGCCCCAACTGCCCATTTGACGATGACCATGGTGGAACAGAGGCAAACGACCTCCTCTTAGTGCTGATACAACCGCCATACTTTCCAGTACCCAGCTtcagcttcagcttcttccactGCTTTGTATTTTTCAGCAGAGAATGAAGATGGTCATGGATTGGTTGTTGGACTGAAACGAAACGACAACGTTTCCTTCTCATTTTACAGTTTTATAAGAGTAATAGACGACGACATCTAGGAAAGCGTTTCGTGTAAGAGATGATGCCACGTAGCACAGCTGGAAGCAAATATCTGGATGTCGTTTATTGTTCAAACGATGATAGCAGAAGGCAGAAGCGACATGTCGTACTTCTCTTGAAACCATATAAATGTTATAGTTTTAAAAAAAGAATGACATGTCGTATGTTATGGATATAGCCttaaattaaatttaatcctTCTGCGTTATTAATCTC
This genomic interval from Humulus lupulus chromosome 8, drHumLupu1.1, whole genome shotgun sequence contains the following:
- the LOC133798118 gene encoding uncharacterized aarF domain-containing protein kinase At5g05200, chloroplastic, with protein sequence MAVVSALRGGRLPLFHHGHRQMGSWGPSRLRKQLNLRSNSRSVTFFARYSQPQDLFSSRFQDSIENLPKLVEDIVQTSINTGPRGALRMVQGIQAVVGVGGEWLADISKSTNSSTGLPTEVQLGLLSPVYLRKLFERMGATYIKLGQFIASAPTLFPPEYVQEFQNCFDRAPAVPFDDIKKILLEELGRPIESVYEYVDPIPIASASIAQVHGAKLRGSQEDVVIKVLKPGIEDILVADLNFVYVVARLLEFLNPELSRTSLAGIVKDIRASMLEEVDFQKEAANIESFRRYLEAMGLTQQATAPKVYYQCSTRRVLTMQRLYGVPLTDLDTISSLVASPETSLITALNVWFGSLLACETFHADVHAGNLWLLRDGRIGFLDFGIVGRIAPKTWAAMEVFLASIATEEYESMASALIEMGATNTDVDSKAFARDLEKIFSSIKDLDTEVVVATARGTTTGATAVSANVIVDERQMNALFLDVVRVSESYGLKFPREFALLMKQLLYFDRYTRLLAPNLNMLQDQRISIASNRRANYRDNFR